ATTATTGGCAAAGAATTTAACTGAAATTCGTGTCAACAAAAGGCAGTAAATTTTCGTGGAAATTTTTTGGCTGGAGTTGATTTTCACGGGATTTAATTTTAGTGGATCGACGAAGAATCCGCGAAAAGTAGATCCCACGAAAATTTCATGCCACATGGCAAGTGTCCGTAAAGAAAATAGGTCCACAAAGCGTGTTAATTTCAGAGCGACCCaatgaacttgaaaataaatgaaactTGACGAGAATTTTGTTCTGCTCAAAGCAAAATCCACGTGCAGCCGCACCGTGTGTCCTTTAAATAAATGCCGACTGCTTTCCAACAAAGATTGTTGAAAGTTTCTCTTTTTAATATCTTCTTCCTTCTGCTGTTGGTGGCTTAACTGAGACTATCTATGTTACAGAAACTTGTTTTACACGACTCCATAAATTCTCAATAAAATATCCCTTCGTAAAAACACTGAGTTATTTAACTTCGATACCTCTTTAGGTGctctagatttttttttacaaaggtTTGACTAAACACAGAAATCAAATTCGATGTCTCATTTTCTGCCTTTACTCACAAAACCAAATTCAAGGGATTTTTTACGGGATCTTGAGACAAGAAATGTTAAAGCCATCCCCTCGATGCTTGGAAACCAATTCTAACAATTTCTGCTTCTTTTGCAAGCTGTACGAGGATTCAAGTTCGTAAATGGTGCAGAGGTTAAAAAGAAGACCCTCCTGCAGATTTGTTGTCGGATCCTTCCAGATGATCTTCTCCAACAAGGTAAGTGCCTGTAACAGAATCAAATAAACAATACATACatcaaaacaacagcaacaatgacgacgacgacgatgatgatgatgatgatgataattaatAGTAGAGCTCCACGGGTAAAAAAATGTGGTAAACTAACCATCCGAGAAAATTTGGTAATCACGTGACCGTACACCGACCGTCCGTCCGCACCACAGGTATACCAACACAAAATTTCGGGTAGTCTGTGGTGCGGGTcttttggcgcgaaaacgaatggcaacccgcGTTTTGTGAAGCATACACAACTTGGACGTTCAGGGAAGGCAACTCAGAACAAAAAGCAatttattagaaatttattattgcaatgaaatcgggagctccgcttttaggcttggttAAATCTATACATTATTTAATTTCAGACTGGAAGATTCTCTCATCGAAATGGTGCCATGGAGCTCCTGTAAATCTAGGAGCAGATTTTGGTATGGCCGGAAGAcagtgcattttttttctttttttgcacaaatcaataaaatgaagaattaatTCATAAATTCCTGTGCTGAAATTTATAAATCAATTCCACTTATGTCGATGATTGCACGCAATTAGATGGTTACTAAATTTTGTTAAACACCACGAAGTGTCCTGTGAAGTCTAGACCTTAAATAACTGTTTGTAAAATTAGGCTTAGCGTTTGTAGCTGGTTAATTCTTAGATTAGAATTAAGTAACTGTTCCGTGGCTTTTATTAGGcagcttaagcagcagcgacGGCAACGGCAATAAAAACGtcattagaaaataaatatttgggaaatggtgactattttgcgatcaTTCATTCTTCCTCGCATCTTTTATTGTTgccagagcacgctgcaaatggactggtagaagcgccgttgaagtaaatacagagaatgaaagatatactgttgtgtgttcacgtcgtcgttaaaatcgtaaatttgaaaatttcacgttgtcatttggcagataacgtcaaagaattctactaaagtgcgtgcagTGCGTGCagcacatgcagcacgattacttttccgcattcaaccaatcagatcactgATTTCTGTCGCCGTCGTTGTCGTTCCCGTCGTCCTTGCCTAACCTCCCTATTGTCTGTAGACGAGTATTTATAACATACAACtatccccgaaggggaggtgaatagtggtggatatataccgagacgcgaagcgtcgaggtatatatccaccgctcttcaccgaccctgagggggatagttgttttagtatttaccaaatcagatggataaaaaaacgcttcttcaatttcttcttcccaaactttcgcgaaacaactctctccgttcgcaaaacagtgaatatccaaggatattccgagttacgggagccaatcagaacgcgcgaaaattgctatccactgatttggtaaatactaaaattgaTTATCAAACAACCTGAAACTAGCCTACCTCTTTAAGCTTTCccaagaaaagcaaacaaacagcTACATTATTTACAGCCTAAGAGAAAGAGAGGAAAAATACGAGATGTCATTTTTCTacgaaaaaataattaataaacaaaTTGTGCGCGCCAGGCCtaacattagggagtttaaaaagctacgacggcaactgcaacgaaaacgccacattACAATTGAAGTTTGCGTTAAGtaaagtcttttgcgattattccatgttgatcacgttgtacaaaacgcttgcactttcgcttgcttggcacgaatggttttcatgtaaaggcaaagagtgaaagatttactactgcgagctcccgttgtcgtcagaacctcaaacatGAAAatctcacgtcgtcgtttgacagactacgacaaaacattgcaccaaaaagcgtgccgcacgtgcagcacgattatttttcttcattcaaccaatcaaatcaatgatttgtggcgttttcgttgacgttgccgtcgtgaAATTCCTATTCTCACGTACGCTACTCTCAAATTAATGTTTTGCGGTATCTtacttttctttcctttgaaaGCCACAAATTCTCGTGGGTCTTCCGGGAGAAATTTGAAACAACAGAAGATCACTGAAACGCTCAAACGACCCACATGTTGTCAGACAATCACAAATGGTCGTTCGACATAATCGATAGTAATATTTGCAGCGCCAAAAAGCTCACTTTACGTGTAAACTTAGCGTTTAAGATTGGCCTGCAAGAAGACTCTCGGTGAGAGATATAAAAGAACGGGAAAAATACTCGCACAAAATTCGAGGGACGCTCTCTTCGAGTCGCGTGCCTCTGAATTTCGCGAGCGCGAGCATTTCGTCTCGAAATTACAGACAACTTGCAGCTTACCACAGAGTTGTGTGGGTCTAGCTTTGTAGCTGCTGTAAAATGCCTGTGAGCTTCGTCAAACGATCCAGAAGATAGTGCCATGAAGCCtctaaatgaaagaaaaggggGATATTCCTAAAGCTTTTTATTGCCTTATTTATAGGCGTGTCTAAGCGCCAAGGAAAAAGGGTcaaagaacacattttgcaaagaGTAAAGAATTTGTTTCCTCGTAGTCTCTACGtcttctgcttttttttttttcgtattttatAGACACATAGTCAGTAGCGAAGTTTGGACCACAATGATTTGGCAAGATGACAAAAGCCGCAACGGGCCTCTTTGCTCTAGTCGTCTAGCGCCGGGACGCAATAGGCCATTTCACCTCGTGCGTTTTCCTCCCTTCTTTCAGACCATACGCAATGTTCTCAAGcgaattttccttttgctttttcaaaatgATGCGTCCTTAAGCAAGTGCATAAgatcaatttttcaaagaaGCTGTTCATTAGAGTATCACAACGAGGTCTGAAACGGGAAAGCGAATTGTGCAAGCCAAATAGGTCTTTTGGCCGCTTCCAATAGAAGTtcaaaaaaactaaacaaacgtaCATCTTGGCCGCGACCTACTTGCACCAAAATCCAAGGATTTCCGGTTAAGAAGGCAAATGGAAGAGCAGTCTTTACAAAGTTATTTTCCATCGGAGAATTACCAAATATCTGTTAACTCAGTTTTAGTGAGACAACGCGAACGAATCAGCCATTTCAAATTTCAGCGCTGCGCAAAGTCGTTCCGAGCAAAAGCACGTGGAATACGGTTGCATTACTTCACACCTGGGGAAATCCAAACTGGAATTTTTGTCCAAATGGATGAAAGCACTCAGTCACACTAACTACCTTTTCAAGACATCAAATGCAAAAATTCTCCAGCTGAAAGTGACGAATTGTCTGCACTTACTTATTCATGACGACGCTACTTAGTGACTTGGGGTCCCCAGAGGCTTTCGATTCGACCTTCTTGAAGTAGCTTTGTGCGGCATCTAAGTCTCCAAGCTGAAAGagtaaattttgtaaaacaagCTTCATAGTGATTTACACCGGTATGCGAGCTAAAAAAACTGGACTCGACCAACTCAgcggtttgtttttttctgtatgGAGAGATGTCACGGAGTGTGTGCTGCTCTACAAAGTTAAACCAGAAACTCGTTTATTTCATGATTCTGAAATCATCATTCGTCCAACGCTTACACGGAGGAACAGGGCGTGGTTTCCATGTTGGACGAACAGTGcctttagggagcttaagtaacGAAAAAGGCAAGAAACTATTCAGGGAGTTTACGCAACAACGAAGGCTACGGCAACCAAAGAGTccgttacaaaaaaaaaaaaaacattattactTTACGATTATTGCTTCATGCTCGCATTCTTTGTTGTTGGAAAAGCACGCTAAAAATGGACTAGTAGGAGTGTCGCTAAAGTAAatgcagagaatgaaagatttattgctATGTTAACGTTAATGTTTATGTACGAGCGCAACCcaggagttgaaccaggaacaaatccagctggtcagagcgggacttgactTGAATTCGGAATCTGCAGATTTCAAGTTCGGCCACgaacaaataaaacaattacAAAGCAAGGCTACAAGTTTTTTGTTACCTGTAAGTAAATTCTCCCCATGCCAGATAACAAGTGGAAGCTATTAGAAGAGTCTTTTTCAATGATCGATTCAAACACAGCCACAGCTAAATTGTAGTcctacaaaaagcaaaaacgcaCCACATGAACATTTCTGTTATCGTTTCCGGCAAACAGCGAACTGACAGAATACGTTGCCGAAACGACTTGCTACCCCGCACGCTCCCAGCTTATTTCAAGATGACTACCTCGCTGTGTATGCCAACGGTGTCAATGCAGGTTTTGAGTCCCGCGGTACAGCGGGCCCGTTTCTGGAAACTCCCGCCTATTTCAATTCGAGGAGGAGTTTCGCAGATCCAAGCCTCAGAGCCACAGTTCATTCTATTTTGTTTCCTGGTATTCGCTGCAGCATTTGGTACCTATATTCCCAAGCGGACTTGGACCCCAAGAATCCAAATTCGTTATAACATCAGCGTTGCATAAGGCCCCCTATTTTGAGTTTTCGAGGACTTGAGATTAGATAACTATTCAGAGAACAGCGTATTTTGTCGTTACCTTCATTCCAAGGAAGCAGTTTCCAATTGAATAAAGGACTCGCACCTCTCTGGCGATCCAAAGCTCAATGGCAGCTGGAATAATTAAAAGTACGTTAACGAGTTTGGATTGTATTTGTATACTTTTTCGGTTTTgttatgaaaaatggcaaataagCGTTGGCACAGAGGCGATAGCAGTCGCcctccaccaatgtggcctggggcctgtttctcgaaagtcccgaaacttttcaggcGTATTTCGgctgacataattctctttgtatcttcaaaacgaaggcgtctcgaggcacgaaactttgccgttatttttatttttattccctttacaacatgtgagaagatcagctttacagaataagcaggtcgtaattttacgaatggcttttcgggcccctGGGTTCGAAATGCTGACTCGATGCTATGTGTGctaagtttgttggttctgcACTCATCTCGCCATCATGTCATTTCGTCACCAGTCAATTCGCCACAAGGTGAAGTTCGTTCTTACACTGCAGACCCCGAAGGCATTTGATAAAAGTGTGGTGGCGAATCAGTTGGTGGCGAGTCTCAGTGGTGGCGAAATGACCTGGGCAATACCTTATGACCTTTATTGCTGGCCATATTTCCTGCCGGAAGCGATGTTGGCGATAACGATAAGGGTGAGGGGACATTTCGTGAcgcttataaaaaaaaattggattttatcaaacgagttgataaaggttgactgtaccaccgagaaagatttagaaagctgagatttcgagcgttagcccttcttcagagcgtTAGCCCATCGTCAGAACGCTTATAAAAACCAGCATGCCCCTAATAATTGGGTGAAATCCTGGACAGATCTCTACAAGAAAGTGATTATAATTCTGTTTATATTCACCCATTCTATTTGCGGGCGTTATATCTCCTTGCCCTCCATCTTCCATCCTGTTTCCACGTAGGTTTTTTAGCACTTGTGCACAGGTCTTCTGAAGCTCATAAAGACTGTCCAAAGCATCCCTGGGTCTCCCCATGTACTGTGGCAGCTCGGCCCGCAAAATCCGTAAAGAAAAAGGCACCATAGATCCTGTGTGAAATACAGAGGAAACTGTAATATGTGACATTGGATGCGCATAGCCTGTGTCTTCTTCCTTAGtgtagtcttttttttttttacttgggcTTATTAACTGCTCTCACGAGCAAGCTTTCAGTGAAGGTTGAATCTTGTGACGTTTTCGGAGAAATTTGGTTTCGGTCGCTTTCCCTAAAGTTCCCATTTGTCTCTCTCCCTgacaaattattattgctcTCAGCTGAGAGGTAAAATGTCCCACTCCTCTGTGTTTCTTTGCTCCGTAACCCCATAACATCAATTGCTTCAGTGGCTAAAGTGTACCTAACGAACTGCAGTGATCGTGTCCCTAACTTCAAGAAACTGAATTCAGTCCATTCTCGTCCATTTTTCACACAGCTAAGAGATACAACATAATAATCTTCTGCGTTTCTTTGCATCGAAACCCGAAGAACAGCGGTGATCGTGCGTTTACCTCTAAAAAAACTGAATTCGACAAAATTTTTGAAGACACACCTTTTCTCCCGGGGTATGTCGCAGGATAAAATTCGTAGAACAGATCAGGTTGGTTGAAATTCCCGAATGCCTCCAATTCAACTTCAGCAGTGCTAAACATTTGAAGTTTGAATAAAAGGGCTATTCTACTAAACCACACCTAAACAcagcagaaaaaaattgtcaagaaCGCTAAatttcacccccccccccaaaaaaaaaaaactattgcgGGACAGTGAAACAATTCTCCTCCCTTGTAAAATgctaatagagcggttttcaaatgacggtCTAAAATCACGtgattgctgttgttgttacgtctagtgattggcttaaaaatctcgtgCCACCTTTTCaatcaatgagaagcaaaaccataCAATTGCATCTTGTACGCGCGAATTTTCCAGAGTTTTGAGCATGTTACAGGTACTTTCGAGAAATTCTCATTGGTACAtcacgctgtttgctcctgttctTACTGGTCGGAGTAATCACCTTGGTTTTTGATAGTCATTTAGAAACCACTCTAATGTTACTCTAATGAGAGgaactcaaatgagttgataaaggtcaaatttgcACCTTGAAGAGAtcacgaagctgacgtttcgagcgttcgcccttcgtcatcactttccgattagattacgaagatgacgtttcgggCGTTCGTCCTTCGTTGTATTCTTGagactcatcaacatttttgttttctttgttttcattctcgttgacgctttcgGTTTTCTCGTTTTCTAGTTCCATCCCGACATAGAAATCCCAGAAAATTTTTTCACTgtcacaaaaaatattttgcgaaagaaaaactTTTGTGCACCCGCTCGGACTCGGAAATTTTATTGCGGCAACAAAACGGGCAATCCCGAACGGGCAGTATCGCTTGATctttcccgctcgggtagccaatcaggaCACAGAATTCGTCGCATCTTGCTCGCTCGCACAGCTTGTCATATAATTAAGCATGAAACTatgggggtgtttacatgagaaaactcGCACCGGCGCGAGTTTCAGACGGAGATGACTTTTTGATTTCGTATCGCGTTTATATGATGACTGGGTCATTTCATACCTTCTTATTTAACGGTACTTTTCAGGTTGATAAAATACACGTTTGGTTCGAAGTCGCAAACGTTACGCATGCGCTACCTGTTCCAGTCTACCGGCAGACCGATTTCACACCGAAATGGGTGGTCGTTTCGCGTTTACATGATACTGTTGCGAGATTTCGTaccggaatgaaattctcgccCCGGTGCGAGAACCGGGGTGAACTAACGCCGGGTTGACTCGCGCCGGCATAACATTTTGTggtggtatcatgtaaacaaatatagagCCATGAGAGGGAACCGGAGTGAAGTCGCCCCGgtgtcatgtaaacaccccctaacAGAGAGATAATGCCAGATTAACACTGTGAGCAATTAATTACCAGTATCTAATTGTCAAGGGGAAAATGACGGTACACTTACCTGAAGGGTCTTGTGGGTGTGCAACGCTCTCTGTCCCTTCTGGCCGACACCCTGACCATGTGCCGTAAGGAACCTGGCTGTGAATTCCAAAGCAGCTCTCCAACACTGTCTACCCTGAATTGAAAGTTACAATCAAAATTCACCACAATTGTGTTTATAATGCAAGCATTTCTTTTAGTAAATATTAACTAAGTGTCAGATAAAGTGTATGCTAAGCCAGGTTTAACCTTTCAGGTTTCAGGGaatgatgatgccgtagatctgCGAAAGCTTGGAATAAAGTTTAAAGTATATCACGATGTAGCAAGAGGACAGCATGAAACATCCTCGATTTAAGATCTAGGGAAAACTGCCCTATATTTTCCTTTGAATCTGCAGGATATTTTgctcacagaaaaaaaagggcaaCGGGCTTTTTCTTCCCTTCAGTATTGCAATGGAAGACTTAACttaacaaaaatcaaaaaatcTCGGAATCTatacaatttactttgttttgtaGACAGAGTACAACATGACATACCAGCAGTTCTCTGAGTCCCGACTCATCTAGAGGTACACTATCAACATTTGATGGTTTTCTGTTCCCTCCCTCTTGTTCACCCACAAATTTTGTTAACAGGTCACTGATAGGATCAAcctaaagaaataaaacaaagaaaacctgaCATATATGGTACAATGAATCTTCAAATTTTATGATCACAATGTTTGTTTATGAGATAACAGGTTGTCATAAGCTGTTAGGAAAAGGTCTTCCTCAAAACGGCTTCCTAAAAAATAATGATTGATGTCTTCGTCCTAAATTTTAATGCATTGTTTTCTGCTCAAGTAAAGGTTGGAAAGAAGGATTTCTGTACAGTTTTGGCCAGAAAACAGACAAAGTTGCGTGACAGACCTACTTTAAAATGATGAAACTGTACTGGATTTTCGTATATCTAAAGGAACAATGTTCCAAAGCTTCCAAACTGGCTAGTGCAAGCATCAGGAAAAGAACACTTACGTGCGGTCCTTCAATTACCAGTCCAGGAGACGTCAAGAACTGCTGATCCACGTCAGCAGGATTCAACATGCCAGAGCCAATGGTAACGAGAAACTGTTTAGTCTGAGGATTGCATATCCAAGCAGCCTGCCTCCTCTCTGCTTCAGTTTGCTTACTCCTCACCCACTCTCCCTTGGTAGTTGGTGTTGCTGATGCTGCCTTGAGTTCCAGCAAACTAGGTTGTGTAATCAGTGATTCATCATTCTTTCCAACGCTTAATGGATCATCAACACCTTGCAAATGCTGACTAGGAACTGGAGAAAGCTGGGGAGAGGCTTCTGAAGTTTCCTTGGGCTTGAAACTGTCCTGATTTTCATCTTTTGTGTTCAAGAAAAGAGGCTCTAAAGGTGGTTGAGAAGGCTCTTTAACTGATTGTTCATGTGACGGAGATTCTGTTGATTCAGAAAACACCCCAGAAGATGTGGGATCGTTTTTTTGGAGTACTTGAGAAAAAGGATCATTTTCAGCTGATCCAACAATTGAGTCAAAAAAGCTATGTCCCTCAACATCACCACTTGCAGCTGTGGGGGCTGAAAACAATTCACTAAGAGTGCGGTTGGCAACCGGTGTTGCCACACCCCGTATTTCTACACTCTGAACTGCATCATCTTCTGTCTGGTCACTGGGGTGCCTTGTCTCAGTGGTGGTTTGACTTTGCTCTGGTGAGCTTTCATACATCCAGTGGCCTTCTAAAgggaacaacaacaaaaaaaaaacacatcaaTCAAGGAATCAGATGTGTAATTTCAGGTAAATTAATCTTGAGTCAATGTGTTAAGCGGTGTTCTCTTCATGACCTGTGCGGTAGCCACAGGAGCTTGCATTACCATGTGCTTGTGAGTGACCATTATTCACCATATTTGTAGTTCCTCTCTGTTGGTCATTGCTGATCATAGCTTGGTTGCTTATTTTGCAAATTCAATGCCCAGCCATTCTCACTCCTCATATAAGTGGGACCAAGGTAAGTGCTGGGTTGGCTAAGTATTTCCACTGACCATGTCAGGTGTGCATGCCACCACAATTCCCAAGGCATAAAGCAAAAGGTATTCCCAGAAAGTCATCTATCCAGTTATTAACTTCATTGTACTGGAATCTATTTTCCTGAACAGATGGGAACCATTTTCCTGTGGCCATGAACAcacaattttttcattttagtttaTGATCTCACCTTCAGGACTTGGACACTGCCAGCCAAATACATTATCCATAATTTCTGGGTTTTGATAAAGCCATTTTTCAAACTCCTGCATTTGGATGAAcagaaaaatatgaaatttcaGGAGAGACATACAATGCAGAATGCACTCAACTTGACACATAGGGCTCTAAAATAAGATGAGTATGAAACAGGTAATGTTGTTTGCCAACTGATGTAGTTTGGCATGTGTCTTTTCTATTGAGTCTTGCATCACACAGTTACATAAAAAAAACGACTTGTAGCTTGAAAGCTTCAATTACTTCTTACAAATAAACTAATGCAGAGACAAACCTTAGCAGAAATCTTCTCAGTTTTGGAGACTTTGCAAGTTTCAAATGCATCTTTGACAATCCTTTGAATTAAATGATTCATTTATGATAATATAGAATCAAAGGGTCAGGTTCTCAGGAATGAAACTCCTTGATGGTATCTGATCAACTCCAGAGAGGAACTGtattgttgttcttgttgttgtgatgATGAAGTTTTGTGACTGAGGTAATAAATGTCTAACACAgttgcataatgagattcagaaCTGTGTTGTCAGAGGGACACTTTGTGGCATGTACATAATGTGTAGGAATTTCATTACATTTTTGTATTTGAAAGCCATTACTGAGGTAGTTAAAGCCATTTTTTAGTTTGTCAAAACACTAATAACCAATCAGAGTCCTCCTATTACGATAAGGTTCAATCACTTGCATACATGTCCAACATGAAAGGTCGAAAAGTCTCCTGGATATACAGACCACAATTCCCACAGTCAAACTCTCATTTCACTGCTTACAGCCTTAGCGCTCATTATACATCAGTAGACTTAAATATAAGTGGCAATGAGAAATACCTACGCCTAAAACCTTAATTAGAGTGgttgtttttttgtcataaTTTGTGTTTATTCTTACCAAAAGAACTACAGGGTTGCCAGTGCTATAAATAAGCATCACATGCTGTCCTCTTAAGCCTCATAATTTCATTTACCCTAACACTATTTGGCTAAGGTTCTATTTATGATTAAAGTCAGGGAGAAACTTTAAGACATCcacacaaaaagacaaaaagaatcCATTATGACAGAGTATTGGACAATCCTTTTCACTGGAGAGTTCGGGTGACTTTGTAGTTTCATACTTTAGCATCACTAAATTACTACCTTTTAACAGTTTCAATTAGC
The Acropora muricata isolate sample 2 chromosome 3, ASM3666990v1, whole genome shotgun sequence genome window above contains:
- the LOC136912280 gene encoding trafficking protein particle complex subunit 12-like; the encoded protein is MGQGSSKERFKNAAKKLSSLELANIEAVFDEISTKSEDGTRHVELSLINRQDFAERFRLPGFIAERLFHAFDRNESGAINLEEFIGGIALCLHGTVKDKCRLLFQIFNLSDDGGVSRDELTAVLLSSLQSAQTILNNVEDEEQLEEGSGTDKLIETVKRIVKDAFETCKVSKTEKISAKEFEKWLYQNPEIMDNVFGWQCPSPEEGHWMYESSPEQSQTTTETRHPSDQTEDDAVQSVEIRGVATPVANRTLSELFSAPTAASGDVEGHSFFDSIVGSAENDPFSQVLQKNDPTSSGVFSESTESPSHEQSVKEPSQPPLEPLFLNTKDENQDSFKPKETSEASPQLSPVPSQHLQGVDDPLSVGKNDESLITQPSLLELKAASATPTTKGEWVRSKQTEAERRQAAWICNPQTKQFLVTIGSGMLNPADVDQQFLTSPGLVIEGPHVDPISDLLTKFVGEQEGGNRKPSNVDSVPLDESGLRELLGRQCWRAALEFTARFLTAHGQGVGQKGQRALHTHKTLQVWFSRIALLFKLQMFSTAEVELEAFGNFNQPDLFYEFYPATYPGRKGSMVPFSLRILRAELPQYMGRPRDALDSLYELQKTCAQVLKNLRGNRMEDGGQGDITPANRMAAIELWIAREVRVLYSIGNCFLGMKDYNLAVAVFESIIEKDSSNSFHLLSGMGRIYLQLGDLDAAQSYFKKVESKASGDPKSLSSVVMNKGFMALSSGSFDEAHRHFTAATKLDPHNSVAVNNVAVCLLFLGKLKEALTLLEKIIWKDPTTNLQEGLLFNLCTIYELESSYSLQKKQKLLELVSKHRGDGFNISCLKIP